One Thermodesulfovibrio thiophilus DSM 17215 genomic window carries:
- the rplP gene encoding 50S ribosomal protein L16 — protein MLAPKKVKFRKMQKGRMNGIAYRGGTVSFGEYGLKVLEPAWITARQIEAARVAIMRQAKKGCKLWIRIFPDKPITRKPAETRMGKGKGNPEFWVAVVKPGRILFEISGVSEEVAKEAFELASHKLPVRTKFVKRQESFV, from the coding sequence ATGTTAGCTCCTAAAAAAGTTAAATTTCGTAAAATGCAAAAAGGTAGAATGAATGGTATAGCTTACAGAGGTGGAACTGTTTCTTTTGGTGAATATGGGCTCAAGGTTTTAGAGCCTGCATGGATTACAGCAAGACAGATTGAGGCTGCAAGGGTTGCAATAATGAGACAGGCTAAAAAAGGTTGTAAGCTTTGGATTAGAATTTTTCCTGATAAACCTATTACACGTAAGCCTGCTGAAACAAGAATGGGTAAAGGAAAAGGTAATCCAGAATTCTGGGTTGCTGTTGTTAAACCAGGTAGGATTCTTTTTGAAATATCTGGTGTATCAGAAGAAGTTGCAAAGGAAGCATTCGAACTTGCATCGCATAAGCTTCCTGTTAGAACAAAATTTGTAAAGAGGCAGGAGAGTTTTGTATGA
- the rpmC gene encoding 50S ribosomal protein L29 has product MKAVEIRNFSIEELRKKEKELRKELFNLRFQIAKGELQNVKRVKAVKKEIARILTIITEKERGIRS; this is encoded by the coding sequence ATGAAGGCTGTGGAGATAAGAAATTTTTCAATAGAAGAGTTGAGAAAAAAAGAAAAAGAGTTGAGAAAAGAGTTGTTCAATCTTAGATTCCAGATTGCAAAGGGCGAACTTCAGAATGTAAAGAGAGTTAAGGCTGTTAAAAAAGAAATTGCAAGAATATTAACAATTATTACTGAAAAAGAAAGAGGTATAAGGAGTTAA
- the rpsQ gene encoding 30S ribosomal protein S17 translates to MPMKILKGTVISNKMNKTVVIAVERVFQHPFYKKTIKTRKNYKAHDEENRCQIGDVVEIIESRPISKDKRWKVLRIIKEGEGQ, encoded by the coding sequence ATGCCGATGAAGATATTAAAAGGCACAGTTATAAGTAACAAAATGAACAAGACAGTGGTTATTGCAGTTGAAAGAGTATTTCAGCATCCATTTTACAAAAAAACAATTAAAACAAGAAAAAATTACAAAGCACATGACGAAGAAAACAGGTGTCAGATTGGGGATGTGGTTGAAATAATTGAAAGCAGACCAATAAGCAAGGACAAGAGATGGAAGGTTTTAAGAATTATTAAGGAGGGCGAGGGTCAATGA
- the rplN gene encoding 50S ribosomal protein L14: protein MIQPRSILEVADNSGAKRVQCIRVLKGSNRKYANLGDVIVVSVKEALPDSNIKKGSVAKAVIVRLRRSVRRIDGSYIRFDQNAVVLVNNQLEPIGTRIFGPVARELRWKEFTKIVSLAPEVI, encoded by the coding sequence ATGATTCAACCAAGAAGCATTCTTGAGGTTGCTGATAACTCAGGTGCCAAAAGAGTACAGTGTATAAGAGTTTTAAAAGGTTCAAATAGAAAATATGCTAATTTAGGCGATGTTATTGTTGTAAGTGTTAAGGAAGCCTTACCTGATAGCAATATAAAAAAAGGTTCTGTTGCTAAAGCTGTTATTGTCAGGTTGCGCAGAAGTGTGAGAAGAATTGATGGCTCCTATATAAGATTTGATCAGAATGCTGTTGTGTTGGTAAACAATCAACTTGAACCTATTGGTACAAGAATATTTGGTCCTGTTGCAAGAGAGTTAAGATGGAAAGAGTTTACAAAAATAGTTTCTCTTGCACCGGAAGTTATTTAG
- the rplX gene encoding 50S ribosomal protein L24 has protein sequence MSLRIKKGDTVLILSGKDRDKKGRVLTTMPKKEQVVVEGVNIIKKHQKPSRKYPQGGIIEKEFPVHISKVMLLCPKCDKPTRIGARILEDARKVRICKKCKEVID, from the coding sequence GTGAGTTTACGAATTAAAAAAGGTGATACAGTTTTAATCTTATCAGGTAAGGATAGAGACAAGAAGGGCAGAGTTCTTACAACTATGCCCAAAAAAGAACAAGTTGTTGTCGAGGGGGTTAATATTATAAAGAAACATCAGAAACCTTCTCGCAAATATCCACAAGGTGGAATTATTGAAAAAGAATTTCCGGTTCATATATCAAAGGTGATGCTCTTATGCCCTAAATGTGATAAACCTACCAGAATAGGAGCAAGAATTTTAGAAGATGCTAGAAAAGTCAGGATTTGCAAGAAGTGTAAGGAGGTTATTGATTGA